The following proteins are encoded in a genomic region of Streptococcus constellatus subsp. constellatus:
- a CDS encoding DUF3165 family protein yields the protein MFYLIFGILILLFYIFAAPQSIKGTLNVVVLVIALVAFIILLGLAVFQIFQLPSEFFIGIAMIGVAYFSLRDISKLSQKDKKISFHSKLRDR from the coding sequence ATGTTTTATTTAATCTTTGGAATTCTCATTCTGTTATTTTACATTTTTGCTGCTCCGCAAAGCATTAAAGGGACTTTAAATGTAGTAGTTTTAGTGATTGCCCTAGTAGCCTTTATCATTTTATTAGGATTAGCAGTATTTCAAATTTTTCAATTACCGTCTGAATTTTTCATAGGAATTGCAATGATTGGCGTAGCATATTTTTCGCTACGTGATATTTCAAAATTGTCACAAAAAGATAAAAAAATATCGTTTCACTCAAAACTTCGTGACAGATAA